CGGACACGTTAACCGGCATCGAGGCCAGGAACTCAAGACCAAACACGGGCTGCTGCATCTGGAAGCCGACATTACGCTTGACCGGCATTCCAGAAGGTCTGAAGGTCTGGATGGAATCGGAACGGGAGCGACGATCATTCATCCGGACGGCAACATCATCGGCATCAGCCGCGACTACCCGCACGCCAAGCTGTTCGATCCGCACCGGTTCCTCAAGCAACACGGACTGACCTGATGATGGAACGCAAGGGCCGGTTCCGGCATCAATCCCTGCAGGACAAGAAGTCCATTCTGAAAATGCTGGACGCGCTGAAACGCGGCATTTCCAAGGGCGAGATCGAGTTTGGCGACGATACCGGCGACATCACCCTGGAACCGCGCGGATTGATGAACCTCAGGGTCACCGCCACCAACGAGGACGGACAGTCCCGGCTGGACATGCGCATCAGCTGGACAAATGACAGCCAGGAAAACAAGGATGTCGGCAAGCTGAAGGTGAAGGGCGGGTAGGTTCACCCGCCCGACTTTTCCTACCTCAAGGGGCGCTGCCCGAAGGACGGGGTCGATCTGTCCATGCGGTCCAGATTGATGATGGTCGACAGCATGATCCGGTCCTGGCTCCAGTCCGCAGGTTTCTGGATCGACAGGGCCGACAGGAACACGATTGCGACCATCGGCAGGACGGCAATGCAGACAAATCCCCAATGCGGTTGCATCCGGTCCTTTTCCAGAAGAGCCTCGACGCGGCGGCGAAGTTTCTGTGCGGGCGACCGGCGCAGGAACCGGTCCTGCACCTCGATCAGCGCAACGGCTGCCACATTGCCGACCTTGTCCTTCGCGGCAAGGCTCTGCCGCCGTCTCAGTCCGGCCTGTGCCGCGCGCAGCAGGCACATGCAATAGGACCTCAGATCGACATCGGACGCGTCGGTCACTTTCTGGTCGCAGGCAAGCTCGCGCAAGCGCTCGACCTCGGACTTCCAGACATAGAAGAACGGGTTCCAGAAGAAGAACGGCCGCAGGAATTCCAGACCGATTTCCCAGCTGACGTCACCCTGGCGCAGGTGCTGGAACTCGTGCTTCAGGACGAATTTCAGGTCATCCGGCTTTGCCAGCAGCTCCGACGGGATCACCACGTAGTTGCGTGCCAGCCCTCTTGCGGAAAACGGCACGAGTGCATGATCGGACAAGAGCAGGTGCAGACGCCCGGATCGACGCCATGAATGACATCCGGACAGCATCCGCTTGAGACGCACGACGTTGAGGCCCAGCCGTGCCGCGAAAAAAGCAAAACCCGCCAGCAGGAACACGCCGATGGCCATGCCGAAACCGGGTGCGAGGGAAACGATGTTTTCCGTCACACGGCTTCGGAGACCGAGCAGCGATTGAAAGTCTTCCGCCGGGATGGCGATGCCGCCGCGCAGATATTGCGAGACGGCATAGTCGGCAAGATTGAGCGTCCCCGCGACCGGAACGACCTTCGCGACCTGCATGTATTGATACACCGCCACCGCAAGCGGCGACAGCACCATGACCGCGAACAGGCCATTCAGGATGGCCAGCTGATAGTTGAAGGCCAGTTTTCTTCCGAACCGGTTCAACGCCAGTTTCGCGGCGAGCCAGATGATGGCCGTGTGGGCCAGCGTAATGTTCAGATCGACGTAAATGTCGAATACCTGGTTAAGTAGCGTCATCTGTCCTCCTCCTGTCCAGTAACGCTCTCATTTCCTCCAGATCGTCGTTCGAGAGTTCATATTCGTCGACGAGCCTCGCCACGAGGGACGCAGGTGTGCCGTCGAACAGTTTTTCAGATAGATTTCTCAGGGAACGGGACTGGTAGGTGTCCTTGGTCAGCCGGGGGGTATAGATGAATGTTTTGCCTTCTTTCCGGCTGTCCACGAAGCCTTTCTCATCCAGGATCCGCATGATGGTTGCACAGGACGTGTAGGCAAGCTGTCTGTCCGACGGCAGCGATGCGAGGATCTCCCGCACGGAGCCTTCGCCGAGCTTCCAGAGTTCGGTCATGAACTCCAGTTCGACTTCGGTCAGAAACTCGTTGCTTTTACGCTTTCTCATTACAGCCCTGTGCCGATTGAGGATTGGATGTGGCTCGGGCCATGCCCCAAAAGATCTTTGCGATGATTTGATTGCATGCCCCGGCGCCTATTCATGCACGATTGCTTCGAAATTACTATCGCTTTGGCCGTTCCCGCCCGTTTTCTTCAACTGGCAACGGCCACGTCTCCGCTTGCACGTCACACCTTCCAGAAACAGAACGCCCCCCAGCCGATGCTGAGTGCAAGCGGCCACCACAGCGGATGGCCCATCAGCCCGAGCCAGGCCAGGAAGATGTAGGCCGTTCCGAGCAGGGTGATGAAGAGACGGTCGCCCCGCGTCGTTGTCAGGCCAAGGACGCCGCGGCGGGCATCGCCGCCGGGGTACTTGATTTCGAGCACGGTCAGAAGACCGATTGCGGAAAATATGCCGACGAACAGCAGCGCCGTCGGCCAGGTCCACGCCATCCAGCCGAGCATCAGACCCTCCCCAGGGCAAAGCCCTTGGCTATGTAGTTGCGAACAAAGTAGATGACGATGGCGCCGGGAATGATAGTCAGGGTCCCGGCGGCCGCCAGCAGCCCGAGTTCATAGCCCGCGGAGGAAGCGGTCCGGGTCATCACGGCGGCAATGGGTTTGGCCTCGACGGCGGTCAGTGTCTTGGACAGCAGCATCTCCACCCATGAGAACATGAAGCAGAAGAAAGCCGCCACCCCGACGCCCGACTTGATGGCGGGCAGGAAGATGGTCACGAAGAACCGCGGGAACGAATAGCCGTCCACATAGGCGGTCTCGTCCAGTTCCTTCGGCACGCCGCTCATGAAACCTTCGAGGATCCAGACGGCGAGCGGGATGTTGAACAGGCAGTGCGCGAGCGCAACGGCCAGGTGCGTGTCGAACAGTCCCACCGCCGAGTAAAGCTGGAAGAACGGCAGCGCGAACACGGCGGCAGGCGCCATCCTGTTTGTCAGCAGCCAGAAGAACAGCTGCTTGTCACCGATAAACGAATACCTGGAAAAGGCATAGGCTGCCGGCAGCGCGACCATCACCGAGATCACGGTGTTCATGGTCACGTAGATGATCGAGTTGATGTAGCCCCAGTACCATGTCGGGTCGGTCAGGATCTCGATGTAGTTGGCAAACGTCCAGGTTTGCGGGAACAGCGAGAACCCGGCCAGGATTTCGTTGGTGGTCTTGAAACTCATCGCGACGAGCCAGTAGATCGGCAGCATCAGGAAGAGGATGTAGAGCGCGGGAACCAGGCTTTTCAGACGCATGATCGGTCTCCTCAGTTCTTGTTATCGTTCAGTGTCATCAGCGTGTAGAACAGCCAAGAGACAAACAGCGTGATGGCAAAGTAGATGAGCGACATGGCAGCAGCCGGTCCGAGGTCGAACTGACCGAGAGCAATCTTCACCAGATCGATGGAAAGCAACGTGGTGGAATTGCCCGGTCCGCCACCGGTCAGGACGAACGGCTCGGTGTAGATGTTGAAGCTGTCCATGAACCGCAACAGGATCGCGATGGTCAGGACCGTCTTCATCTTCGGCAGCTGGATGAACCGGAACACCGCCCAGTTGGAAGCCCCGTCGATTTCAGCGGCCTGGTAATAGGCGTTGGGGATCGACACCAGACCTGCATAGGCGAGCAGCACGACGAGAGACGTCCAGTGCCAGACATCCATGACGATGATGGTGACCCAGGCCGCAAAGGGATCCTGCGTCATGTCGTAGGACAGGCCCAGCGTATGGTTCATGAAGTAACCGAGCAGACCGATATCGGGCAGCGTGAAGATGTTCCACATCGCACCGACAACGTTCCACGGGATCAGCATGGGCAGAGCCATGGTCACGAGACAGAACGGCACCCATGGCCCCTTTTTCGGCATGGAAAGCGCGATTGCGATACCGAGCGGCACCTCGATGATCAGGATCAGGAAGGTGAACAGGAACTGGCGCCCGAGCGCGTTGTGAAAGCGCTCCGAAGTCAGGACCTGTTCAAACCAGTCCAGTCCCTGCCAGAAAAACAGGTTGTCGCCAAAGGTTTCCTGGACGGAGTAGTTGACCACCGTCATCATCGGAATGAGCGCATTGAACGCGACCAGCAGGAGCACTGGCGTCACGAACCACCAGGCGCGTTGATTCTGGGTTTTCACTGGACACCCTCCCCAGGCGTACTTGCCAGCCATCCGTCTTTGTAAAGCCGGGTCTGGGATTGCTTGAACGCAAGTTTGACGGAATCGCCGGCATTCGGCGCCTCACCTTCCAGGATCGCGTGAACACGGCTGTCGCCGGCCATGGCCTCGACCACCTTGTGGCGTCCGATATCGGCGACCTTGCGCACCTTGGCGTCAAGACCCGACCCATTGCCGGAGACGGAGACGAATTCGGGACGAATGCCGATTTCGGCCGCGCCATTGGCGGTTCCTTCCAGCGGCCCCTCGAGCCGGATCAGTTCGTCACCGAAGAATGCTCCGCCATCGCGCACGTCGCACGGCAGCACGTTCATGCCCGGCGACCCGATGAAGTGGCCGACAAAGGTGTGCGCGGGACGCTCGAACAGTTCGACCGGCGTTCCGATCTGCACGATCTCGCCGTCCTGCATGACGACGACCTGGTCGGCAAAGGTCAGGGCCTCGGTCTGGTCGTGGGTAACGTAGATCATGGTCGCCTTCACCCGCTGGTGCAGCTCCTTGAGCTTGGACCGCAGCTTCCACTTCAGATGCGGATCGATCACCGTGAGCGGTTCATCGAACATCACCACGTTGACGTCCTGGCGCACCAGGCCACGGCCCATGGAGATCTTCTGCTTGTTGTCGGGCGACAGGTTCGCGGCACGCGTCTTCAGCATGTCCGTGACCTCGAGCATCTCCGCGATGGCGGTCACGCGTTCCCTAACGGTTGCCTCGTCCCGGCCACGGTTGCGCAGCGGGAATGCCAGGTTGTCATAGACCGACATCGTGTCGTAGATGACCGGAAACTGGAACACCTGCGCGATATTGCGCTTCGCCGGAGGCAGAGGCGTCACGTCCTGATCGTCGAACAGGATCTTGCCTTCGGACGGTACCAGCAGCCCGGAGATGATGTTCAGGAGCGTGGACTTGCCGCACCCGGATGGCCCGAGCAGTGCGTACGCGCCGCCGTCATCCCAGGTCAGGTCGATTTTCTTCAGGGCATAGTCCGCATCACCCGATGGATTGGGATGATAGCTATGCCGCAGGTTGGAGAGCTTTATTTGTGCCATGGCGTTCTCTCCTCAGGCCGCCAGTGCGCCGTCGGGCGCAAAGAAGAAACAGTGGCTCGGGTCCAGGTAGAACGCGTGGACCTCGCCAACAAAATAGGGATGAACGCCCGGCGACAGCGACACCCAGGATTGCCCCTGGAGATCGAAGTGGGCGCTGCTTTCCGAACCGCTCAGTTCCGTGACCTGGACGTGGCCTTCCAGGCGGACCGAATGCGCGGGGGTTTCTACCGGCAGGACATGGTTCGGCCGGATCGCCAGCGTGTAGGGTCCGTCCCCGAGTGCGGCGACCTTCGCAGGTGCCTGCCAGCGGATGTCTTCCGTCAGCACAACCATGTCGCCCTGCTTGGTGACCGGTGCGGTGTTGATCGGCGGGTTTGAAAACACCTTGGCGGCATCGAGGTCTTTCGGCTTGCGGTAGATCTCGGAGGTCGGCCCGAACTGGACAACGTTCCCGTCCGTCATCAGGGCTGTCTTGCCGCCCAGCAACAGCGCCTCTTCAGGTTCGGACGTCGCATAGACCACCACCGCGCCACGGCCTGCGAACAGATCGGGCAGCTGGTCGCGCAGTTCCTCGCGCAGCTTGTAGTCGAGGTTGGCAAGCGGTTCGTCGAGAAACACCGCGTCGCTTGTCTTGACGATGGCGCGCGCGAGCGCCGTGCGCTGCTGCTGACCACCGGAAAGCTCGTGCGGTTTGCGGTTCAGATAGGGTTTCAGCCGGAGCAGATCCGCGGCTTCTTCGACCCGGCCCTGGATCTCCGATTTGGCGACACCGGCCACTTTCAGCGGCGAGGCGATATTGTCGTAGACCGACATGTGCGGATAGTTCACGAAGAACTGGTGCACGAGGCTGATATTGCGCTTTTGCGCCGACAGCTTCGACACGTCCTTGCCGTTCAGAATGATCTGTCCCGATGCAAGGCCATCCAGTCCGGCCATGAGCTTGATGAGCGATGTTTTGCCGGCGCCGGTCTCACCAAGGAGAACGTTGAATTGGCCAGGCTGAAGCGTCAGGCTCGTGTCCTTGATATGGGTGATACCCTGGACCTGCTTGGTGACGTTTTTGAGTTCAAGAGACATGTATTCTAGCCCGCGTCCGGACAGGGCAATTCTTGGAAGCGCCGTGCTTCGTGCCCGTCACAGTCGGATCGGTGATGGACCGGGGACGAGCCCCGGCCCAGACGAGTCAAGTTTTACACTTTTGCTTATTGGCCCCAGCGGGCAACAAGCTCGTCGTAGTTGACGGTAACACCCTGCGGCTTCTCGTTTTCGAGCTTGGCTTTCGGGGCACCCGGCTTGGACAACCAGACCTGCGGGTCCTGCGGCTCATTGAGACGCGGTCCGCAACCGCCGTAGACGTTGGCGCGCTCGTCAGCCTGCTGCATGCGGGCCATGACGATGTCCATTTCCTCGGCAAGACGATCCATCGCTTCCTGCGGCGTGAAGGCGCCGGAGTTCACGTCACCGATCTGCTGCCACCAGATCTGCGCCAGTTTCGGATAATCCGGAACGTTGACGCCGGTCGGCGACCAGGCCACACGGTCGGGCGAACGGTAGAATTCGACCAGACCACCCAGCTTCGGTGCACGCTCGGTGAAGGATTCGTGGTTGATGGTGCTGTCGCGGATGAACGTCAGACCCACCTGGCTCTTCTTGGTGTCGACGGTCTTGGACACGACGAACTGTGCGTAGAGCCAGGCTGCCTTGGCACGGTCTTCCGGGGTTGACTTCAAGATGGTCCAGGAACCCACGTCCTGGTAACCGACCTTCTGGCCTTCTTCCCAGTAGGGACCATGCGGGCTCGGCGCCATGCGCCACAGCGGCGTGCCTTCATCGTCGACCGTGTTGTTGCCTTCCGACTTCGGCTTCACCATGTCGGCTGTGAACGCGGTGTACCAGAAGATCTGCTGGGCAACGTTGCCCTGGCTGAGCGCCGGCAGAGACTGGTAGAAGTCGAAGCTGGCAGCACCCGGAGGCGCGTAGTTGCGCAGCCACTCGTCCCACTTGCGGATCGCATAGACGGCCGCAGGGCCGTTGGCAGCACCGCCGCGCGACACGGACGCACCGACCGGATTGCAGGTGCCCGCTTCCATGCGGATACCCCATTCATCGACCGGGATACCGTTCGGCTCACCCTTGTCGCCAGCGCCGGCCATGGAAAGCCAGGCATCGGTCATCCGCCAGCCGAGGTCGGGCGCACGCTTGCCGTAGTCCATGTGACCATAGATCGTGACGCCGTCGATTTCCTTGACATCCTTGGAGAAGAACTCCGCGATGTCCTCATAGGCCGACCAGTTGACCGGCACGCCGAGATCGTAGCCGTACTTGTCCTTGAAGGCCGTCTTGAGGTCTTCGCGGTCGAACCAGTCCTTGCGGAACCAGTAAAGGTTCGCGAACTGCTGGTCGGGCAGCTGGTAGAGATCGCCGTCGGGACCCGTGGTGAACTGGGTGCCCATGAAGTCCTCGAGGTCGAGCCCCGGGTTGGTCACATCCTTGCCTTCGCCGGCCATCCAGTCTGTCAGGTTGTAGGCAAGCTGCAGGCGGGAGTGCGTTCCGATCAGGTCGGAATCGTTGACATAGGCGTCATAGAGGTTCCGGCCTGTCTGCATCTGGGTCTGAACAGCCTGAACGACCTCGCCCTCACCAAGGATCTGGTGATTGACCTTGATGCCGGTGATTTCCTCGAATGCCTTTGCGAGAACTTCCGACTCGTACGAGTGGGTCGGAATGCCTTCGGACAGGACGTTGATTTCCATGCCGTCGAACGGTTCGGCCGCCTTGATGAACCACTGCATCTCGGCAAGCTGCTCGTCCTTGTTCAGAACGGACGGC
This region of uncultured Roseibium sp. genomic DNA includes:
- a CDS encoding amphi-Trp domain-containing protein: MMERKGRFRHQSLQDKKSILKMLDALKRGISKGEIEFGDDTGDITLEPRGLMNLRVTATNEDGQSRLDMRISWTNDSQENKDVGKLKVKGG
- a CDS encoding M56 family metallopeptidase; protein product: MTLLNQVFDIYVDLNITLAHTAIIWLAAKLALNRFGRKLAFNYQLAILNGLFAVMVLSPLAVAVYQYMQVAKVVPVAGTLNLADYAVSQYLRGGIAIPAEDFQSLLGLRSRVTENIVSLAPGFGMAIGVFLLAGFAFFAARLGLNVVRLKRMLSGCHSWRRSGRLHLLLSDHALVPFSARGLARNYVVIPSELLAKPDDLKFVLKHEFQHLRQGDVSWEIGLEFLRPFFFWNPFFYVWKSEVERLRELACDQKVTDASDVDLRSYCMCLLRAAQAGLRRRQSLAAKDKVGNVAAVALIEVQDRFLRRSPAQKLRRRVEALLEKDRMQPHWGFVCIAVLPMVAIVFLSALSIQKPADWSQDRIMLSTIINLDRMDRSTPSFGQRPLR
- a CDS encoding BlaI/MecI/CopY family transcriptional regulator — translated: MRKRKSNEFLTEVELEFMTELWKLGEGSVREILASLPSDRQLAYTSCATIMRILDEKGFVDSRKEGKTFIYTPRLTKDTYQSRSLRNLSEKLFDGTPASLVARLVDEYELSNDDLEEMRALLDRRRTDDAT
- a CDS encoding DUF2160 domain-containing protein, giving the protein MLGWMAWTWPTALLFVGIFSAIGLLTVLEIKYPGGDARRGVLGLTTTRGDRLFITLLGTAYIFLAWLGLMGHPLWWPLALSIGWGAFCFWKV
- a CDS encoding carbohydrate ABC transporter permease; translated protein: MRLKSLVPALYILFLMLPIYWLVAMSFKTTNEILAGFSLFPQTWTFANYIEILTDPTWYWGYINSIIYVTMNTVISVMVALPAAYAFSRYSFIGDKQLFFWLLTNRMAPAAVFALPFFQLYSAVGLFDTHLAVALAHCLFNIPLAVWILEGFMSGVPKELDETAYVDGYSFPRFFVTIFLPAIKSGVGVAAFFCFMFSWVEMLLSKTLTAVEAKPIAAVMTRTASSAGYELGLLAAAGTLTIIPGAIVIYFVRNYIAKGFALGRV
- a CDS encoding sugar ABC transporter permease — encoded protein: MKTQNQRAWWFVTPVLLLVAFNALIPMMTVVNYSVQETFGDNLFFWQGLDWFEQVLTSERFHNALGRQFLFTFLILIIEVPLGIAIALSMPKKGPWVPFCLVTMALPMLIPWNVVGAMWNIFTLPDIGLLGYFMNHTLGLSYDMTQDPFAAWVTIIVMDVWHWTSLVVLLAYAGLVSIPNAYYQAAEIDGASNWAVFRFIQLPKMKTVLTIAILLRFMDSFNIYTEPFVLTGGGPGNSTTLLSIDLVKIALGQFDLGPAAAMSLIYFAITLFVSWLFYTLMTLNDNKN
- a CDS encoding ABC transporter ATP-binding protein is translated as MAQIKLSNLRHSYHPNPSGDADYALKKIDLTWDDGGAYALLGPSGCGKSTLLNIISGLLVPSEGKILFDDQDVTPLPPAKRNIAQVFQFPVIYDTMSVYDNLAFPLRNRGRDEATVRERVTAIAEMLEVTDMLKTRAANLSPDNKQKISMGRGLVRQDVNVVMFDEPLTVIDPHLKWKLRSKLKELHQRVKATMIYVTHDQTEALTFADQVVVMQDGEIVQIGTPVELFERPAHTFVGHFIGSPGMNVLPCDVRDGGAFFGDELIRLEGPLEGTANGAAEIGIRPEFVSVSGNGSGLDAKVRKVADIGRHKVVEAMAGDSRVHAILEGEAPNAGDSVKLAFKQSQTRLYKDGWLASTPGEGVQ
- a CDS encoding ABC transporter ATP-binding protein — protein: MSLELKNVTKQVQGITHIKDTSLTLQPGQFNVLLGETGAGKTSLIKLMAGLDGLASGQIILNGKDVSKLSAQKRNISLVHQFFVNYPHMSVYDNIASPLKVAGVAKSEIQGRVEEAADLLRLKPYLNRKPHELSGGQQQRTALARAIVKTSDAVFLDEPLANLDYKLREELRDQLPDLFAGRGAVVVYATSEPEEALLLGGKTALMTDGNVVQFGPTSEIYRKPKDLDAAKVFSNPPINTAPVTKQGDMVVLTEDIRWQAPAKVAALGDGPYTLAIRPNHVLPVETPAHSVRLEGHVQVTELSGSESSAHFDLQGQSWVSLSPGVHPYFVGEVHAFYLDPSHCFFFAPDGALAA
- a CDS encoding ABC transporter substrate-binding protein, giving the protein MRKYLLSAVAAGAVLAGAGSAYADEAAAQKWIDQEFQPSVLNKDEQLAEMQWFIKAAEPFDGMEINVLSEGIPTHSYESEVLAKAFEEITGIKVNHQILGEGEVVQAVQTQMQTGRNLYDAYVNDSDLIGTHSRLQLAYNLTDWMAGEGKDVTNPGLDLEDFMGTQFTTGPDGDLYQLPDQQFANLYWFRKDWFDREDLKTAFKDKYGYDLGVPVNWSAYEDIAEFFSKDVKEIDGVTIYGHMDYGKRAPDLGWRMTDAWLSMAGAGDKGEPNGIPVDEWGIRMEAGTCNPVGASVSRGGAANGPAAVYAIRKWDEWLRNYAPPGAASFDFYQSLPALSQGNVAQQIFWYTAFTADMVKPKSEGNNTVDDEGTPLWRMAPSPHGPYWEEGQKVGYQDVGSWTILKSTPEDRAKAAWLYAQFVVSKTVDTKKSQVGLTFIRDSTINHESFTERAPKLGGLVEFYRSPDRVAWSPTGVNVPDYPKLAQIWWQQIGDVNSGAFTPQEAMDRLAEEMDIVMARMQQADERANVYGGCGPRLNEPQDPQVWLSKPGAPKAKLENEKPQGVTVNYDELVARWGQ